A section of the Ogataea parapolymorpha DL-1 chromosome II, whole genome shotgun sequence genome encodes:
- a CDS encoding 40S ribosomal protein S0, with product MADFSLTQEDLQLLIAANAHLGSKNTNVHNTSYIYKTRPDGVNIINVNKTWEKIVLAARIIAAIPNPADVVAVSSRIYGQRAVLKFASHTGATAIAGRFTPGSFTNYITRSFKEPRLIIVTDPRTDAQAIKESSYVNIPVIALVDCDSPAEYIDVAIPCNNKGKHSTGLIWWLLAREVLRLRGTLINREEPWAVMPDLYFYRDPEEPTYEPSAADELADELAEAAAETGEAEWTAEPTNADWAQSSSAADWAAEGAEQTENSESW from the coding sequence ATGGCTGACTTTTCTCTCACTCAGGAGGATCTGCAATTGTTGATTGCTGCCAACGCCCACTTGGGTTCCAAGAACACCAACGTTCACAACACCTCATACATCTACAAGACCAGACCAGATGGTGTTAACATCATCAACGTTAACAAAACCTGGGAGAAGATTGTTCTCGCTGCAAGAATCATCGCTGCTATTCCAAACCCAGCTGATGTTGTTGCCGTTTCTTCTAGAATCTACGGTCAAAGAGCTGTCCTCAAGTTTGCTTCCCACACTGGTGCCACTGCCATTGCTGGTAGATTCACCCCAGGTTCCTTCACCAACTACATCACCAGATCGTTCAAAGAGCCAAGATTAATCATTGTGACAGACCCAAGAACCGATGCCcaggccatcaaggagtCCTCCTACGTTAACATCCCAGTCATCGCTTTGGTTGACTGTGATTCTCCAGCAGAGTACATCGATGTTGCTATCCCATGTAACAATAAGGGTAAGCACTCCACTGGTCTGATCTGGTGGTTGCTCGCCAGAGAAGTTTTGAGACTCAGAGGTACTCTCATCAATAGAGAAGAGCCATGGGCTGTTATGCCAGACTTGTACTTTTACAGAGACCCTGAAGAACCAACATACGAgccttctgctgctgatgagCTTGCTGACGAGCTTGCTGAGGCTGCTGCAGAAACCGGAGAGGCTGAATGGACTGCTGAGCCTACCAACGCTGACTGGGCTCAATCCTCCTCTGCTGCTGACTGGGCTGCTGAGGGAGCTGAGCAGACCGAGAACTCTGAATCGTGGTAA
- a CDS encoding N-acetylglucosaminyl-phosphatidylinositol biosynthetic protein gpi1: MQKSIVSIFWPTDLLNPVSDHNLVVVGYKLNSQIVVIDYIRYSNFKKLNLKIEKNNLCLEIIGTVNFHHLNYRNFRFDDRTNIPVMEAHENLILFKPPLSKKLEYYSIKPISVDIFWTVTPQDVLPCSQSPPNKLDLHFGRPSRARDLENVMKFINLTEYTRYKLLNSHKKKSSFYADTIGRFINWFGSVVLALYCATFQPICKKLISILSYPLWFGPETKTYVTLSTCSFVLHQLNFRAKQFHHLPKQFQRLRNSNYETEKLLIKGTRFSPSEYIKFYNSLWLILNDLLMGIVMSNMLSKYHSVLVQGMNTLILKFEDSLLYLIKWLMNFPGGFKLNNELAEFFGELFMWVLDFWSEYVLRTMMNNSSIIIRAITLLVKLGGLNMLIASIMDILDITSLHLRCFYFASTRVFNWQWHIIQSLFRLFYGKKYNILRNRIDSHNYEFDQLLFGIIIFTLLVYLLPTVIAFYLCFAVGRLLTLVLHTALESALITLNHLPIVVLLLKAKHKERLPGGVIFECRTAVNDTPYFQLMARPLSLKEIINSHIKSMTIFNLNNLREFQLEGSEANIKTVINQWNRVSLVRVLKNIAFGNFIDSFDYKRLF; this comes from the coding sequence ATGCAGAAGTCCATTGTCTCCATTTTTTGGCCCACAGATTTGCTGAATCCTGTGTCTGACCACAATTTGGTTGTAGTTGGAtacaagctcaacagccAAATTGTGGTGATTGACTACATTCGGTATTCAAacttcaaaaagctcaactTAAAAATAGAGAAGAATAACCTTTGTCTAGAGATTATAGGCACAGTCAACTTCCATCATTTGAACTATAGAAACTTCAGGTTTGATGATCGCACAAATATCCCTGTCATGGAAGCACACGAGAACCTCATTCTGTTCAAGCCTCCCCTAtccaagaaactggaaTATTACTCCATTAAACCGATTTCCGTGGATATTTTCTGGACTGTGACTCCGCAGGATGTGTTACCTTGCTCTCAATCACCACCTAACAAATTGGATTTGCATTTCGGTAGGCCTTCGAGAGCCAGAGATCTCGAAAATGTCATGAAATTCATTAATCTCACAGAGTATACAAGATACAAACTTCTAAACTCCcacaaaaaaaaaagctccTTCTACGCGGATACCATCGGCCGTTTTATCAACTGGTTTGGCTCTGTTGTACTTGCTTTGTATTGTGCAACCTTTCAGccaatttgcaaaaaattAATCAGCATTTTGAGCTATCCACTGTGGTTCGGTCCAGAAACCAAGACATACGTCACCTTGTCGACTTGCAGCTTTGTACTTCACCAGCTGAACTTCAGAGCCAAGCAGTTTCACCACCTTCCTAAGCAATTTCAACGACTGCGAAACTCCAATTATGAAACCGAGAAACTGTTGATAAAAGGGACTAGATTTTCTCCCAGTGAATATATCAAATTCTATAATTCACTTTGGCTAATACTTAATGACTTACTTATGGGTATTGTGATGTCAAACATGTTGTCTAAATATCACAGCGTTCTGGTTCAGGGAATGAATACACTGATCTTGAAATTCGAAGACTCGTTACTATATTTAATCAAGTGGCTCATGAATTTTCCCGGTGGTTTCAAACTTAACAATGAACTTGCTGAATTCTTCGGAGAGCTCTTCATGTGGGTGCTGGACTTCTGGAGTGAATATGTACTCCGAACAATGATGAACAACTCCTCCATTATCATCAGAGCTATTACACTGCTAGTCAAACTTGGCGGACTAAATATGCTCATTGCTTCCATTATGGACATTCTGGATATAACAAGTTTGCACTTGCGGTGTTTCTACTTCGCATCGACTCGTGTATTCAATTGGCAATGGCATATCATACAGTCTTTGTTCAGACTATTCTACGGCAAGAAGTACAATATTTTGAGGAACAGAATTGACTCTCATAACTATGAGTTTGACCAGTTGCTTTTCGGTATCATCATATTCACACTTTTGGTTTACCTATTGCCTACGGTGATTGCATTTTATTTGTGCTTTGCGGTTGGTCGGCTTCTCACTCTCGTCCTTCATACGGCTCTTGAATCTGCTCTGATCACGCTTAACCATCTGCCAATAGtggttcttcttctcaaagcAAAACATAAAGAGAGATTGCCTGGCGGTGTTATTTTCGAGTGCAGAACTGCAGTCAACGACACTCCCTATTTCCAGCTAATGGCAAGACCACTGAGTTTGAAGGAGATTATCAACAGCCACATTAAGTCGATGACGAtcttcaatctcaacaATCTCCGAGAATTCCAGCTCGAAGGCTCCGAAGCCAACATCAAAACTGTCATTAATCAATGGAACCGCGTATCGCTGGTCCGAGTACTTAAAAACATTGCATTTGGGAACTTCATAGACAGCTTCGACTATAAGAGACTGTTCTAA
- a CDS encoding Mitochondral 37S ribosomal protein S27, which produces MASRLLNPPKLAKLKELTKLQCNIFRTTYNPERLRTEAQVLRKPLKGQIISNYYGPADFPTVFQIFKLWRVDDFRLVNEDEDYRQRRVTMLRKRGKGAPKKLKAPVEAPTKKRK; this is translated from the coding sequence ATGGCGAGTCGACTATTGAACCCGCCGAAACTGGcaaagctcaaagagctaACGAAGCTACAATGCAATATATTCAGAACTACATACAATCCTGAGCGGTTGAGAACAGAGGCACAGGTTTTGAGAAAACCACTGAAAGGCCAAATAATATCGAATTATTACGGACCTGCCGATTTCCCAACTGTGTTCCAGATTTTCAAACTCTGGCGCGTGGATGACTTCAGACTCGTCAACGAAGATGAAGATTACAGACAGAGAAGAGTGACAAtgttgagaaagagaggaaAAGGTGCTCCAAAGAAGTTGAAGGCTCCAGTTGAAGCTCCAACAAAGAAGCGGAAATAG
- a CDS encoding putative ATP-dependent helicase: MSHVHLFSELTAITNNLDHFIPLGVLYLYGRPPMPSKCLEAPDGWSWLELPYQGDLELRPGTGLSSIMHDLRYLNSRGHVRMTYKPLESEVSVVRLYVLPHDVKDSQVVQKFRSLYARGGRADSWHAKTYKNVMLNLIKVLDYDEGAWNLVSDSQLLKYLKNHNILLFPSMSQFKAYNLANIGKTCLDEPFDHHLRRMIKCLSYRRCREEPKKETIEDRLIRIYSQVNSPNFNLEELDSGSRETINEILNGKIPGMKSDLYNYQRRSVAKMYEKEVSIRSVHIPNLIILPRDSKSFYLDMQSLTFMNNASFYHTPRGGILAEDMGLGKTCICLALVCLSKYQISEIPPENRSKTTHKHMLSLLDICAKHINEHSIEWKQFHHELPRACVQKLEANLGCFEVLQFKVPNYTTRTSRDVVTETRKLYVTSSSLIVVPDNLFHQWKIEIRKHVQEGYLKILELQGQAELPQSVAEVINNDIVLISLNYFSRQSEKPDSILRSIYWKRLIIDEGHSMNSRSTRAVLLAKQLAVERKWTITGTPTLGLTNLHVEETEEDYTIKRKFNARDDLVKLGTVVSNYLKVEPWSTNPKLWLNNVIKPFENNSLNGDHQLMQILQNLLVRHSVKDVEFDIKLPKLTHQPVFLKPSFFDKLSINLFIAVLATNAVTSERTDRDYMFHPSNKSILRRLINNLQKATFYWTGFSIQDIENLLSICNYALNTIKNRYSKDDIKLLQSSIYTAKVALSNSRWRTNCSVHEMSYFVSNLPLMFHKTMSVANYEYEVDDFHNPIGVYGYPQLHAVQKLFFKNRLVKESFLFERILEESSKEFWIKYWKSNESKESRKRGSSRVSNQDSIDLDSVRLINHEPKWKNEFDPAKEELEITARPQKRTTRQHFESLNQSPRKKIKYIPEGCDTPRTPEPTIPEGNFASHLRHARILGTASVKLSYLTSRLLENQTVGIKSIVFYEFENSAYYLTELLDLLGMNYLMYSTYVKIAERSNNLTKFDLWDTSVSGGIVLVMDVKLASHGLTIISATNVFFLNPIWNKTVEAQAIKRSHRIGQTKEVYVETLILDNTIEKEMYLKRSQTKVDETKELIDNTGMQEYIMRFEFLKLFEHFQEEYEPIRSQTRYKMDLGVPKDDYDDGLKLFGVESTVENGIRTWKLPLFTEQSLARTTENESKIKDEPIDIFKTDFEMQQEATVSGKLLQKLRSQRKTVRFG; this comes from the coding sequence ATGAGCCATGTGCATTTGTTTAGTGAGTTGACAGCAATCACAAACAATTTGGATCATTTCATTCCGCTTGGAGTTCTGTATCTTTATGGACGGCCTCCAATGCCGTCCAAATGTTTGGAGGCCCCCGATGGTTGGAGCTGGCTAGAGCTGCCGTATCAAGGCGACCTGGAATTGCGGCCAGGCACAGGCTTGAGCAGTATAATGCATGACCTGCGCTACTTAAACTCTCGGGGACACGTGAGGATGACATATAAGCCACTTGAAAGCGAAGTTTCAGTGGTGAGGCTTTATGTGTTGCCTCACGATGTCAAAGATTCGCAAGTGGTTCAGAAATTCAGATCTCTGTACGCTCGTGGCGGACGCGCAGACAGTTGGCATGCAAAGACATACAAGAATGTTATGCTGAACTTGATCAAAGTTCTGGATTACGATGAGGGTGCCTGGAATCTCGTGTCAGATTCCCAGCTGCTAAAGTACCTCAAGAACCATAATATTCTTCTGTTTCCCTCGATGAGCCAATTCAAAGCATACAACCTTGCAAACATAGGGAAAACCTGTTTGGATGAACCCTTTGATCATCATCTGAGAAGAATGATAAAGTGTTTGTCGTATAGGAGATGTCGAGAAGAACCCAAGAAAGAAACAATTGAAGACCGACTCATCAGAATATACAGTCAAGTCAATTCGCCTAATTTCAATTTAGAGGAACTGGACTCCGGGTCAAGAGAGACCATCAATGAAATCTTGAATGGGAAGATTCCTGGAATGAAAAGTGACCTATACAATTATCAGAGACGGAGTGTTGCCAAGATGTATGAAAAGGAAGTCTCGATCAGATCAGTTCACATTCCCAACTTGATCATCCTTCCTCGAGACAGCAAATCATTTTATCTGGACATGCAATCGCTGACATTTATGAATAATGCATCGTTCTATCATACACCAAGAGGAGGGATATTGGCGGAAGATATGGGTTTAGGAAAGACGTGCATATGCTTGGCCCTTGTATGCCTTTCAAAGTATCAGATTTCCGAGATTCCCCCAGAGAATCGCTCCAAAACCACTCATAAGCATATGCTGAGCCTTTTGGATATATGCGCCAAACACATCAACGAGCACTCCATAGAATGGAAGCAGTTTCATCACGAGCTACCTCGTGCTTGCGTCCAGAAATTAGAAGCCAACCTGGGATGCTTTGAGGTATTGCAGTTCAAAGTTCCAAACTACACAACACGAACCAGTCGAGATGTTGTGACTGAGACCAGAAAACTCTATGTgacatcctcgtcgttgatcGTTGTTCCTGATAATTTATTCCATCAGTGGAAAATTGAGATTCGAAAACATGTACAAGAGGGCTACTTGAAAATACTGGAACTTCAAGGACAGGCTGAACTTCCTCAAAGTGTGGCCGAGGTAATCAATAATGACATTGTTCTCATATCTCTCAACTACTTCTCAAGACAGTCTGAAAAACCAGACTCAATTTTGAGGTCGATATACTGGAAAAGGCTGATCATTGACGAAGGACATTCCATGAACTCTAGGTCCACACGGGCTGTGCTGCttgccaagcagctggctGTCGAGCGCAAGTGGACAATCACAGGAACGCCTACCCTTGGACTCACTAATCTACATGTggaagaaacagaagaggACTATACCATCAAACGGAAATTCAATGCCAGAGATGATTTGGTGAAGCTAGGCACTGTCGTTTCCAATTATCTAAAAGTTGAGCCTTGGAGTACAAACCCAAAGTTGTGGCTCAATAATGTGATCAAACCATTCGAAAATAATAGTTTGAATGGAGATCACCAGCTAATGCAAATACTACAAAATCTGCTTGTGAGGCATTCTGTGAAAGATGTGGAGTTTGACATCAAGCTCCCAAAGCTAACGCACCAGCCAGTGTTTCTCAAGCCCTCGTTTTTTGACAAGTTGTCGATTAATCTATTCATAGCAGTTCTTGCAACTAACGCGGTCACATCCGAGAGAACGGACAGAGATTACATGTTTCATCCCTCAAATAAAAGTATTTTGAGAAGACTAATCAACAACCTCCAGAAAGCCACTTTCTATTGGACGGGCTTTTCTATTCAGGACATTGAAAACTTGCTTAGTATCTGCAACTATGCGCTGAATACTATCAAAAATCGGTACTCTAAAGATGACATCAaactgctgcagagctCTATCTATACCGCCAAGGTTGCCCTGAGTAATTCTCGATGGAGAACTAATTGCAGTGTTCACGAAATGAGCTATTTCGTTTCCAATTTACCGTTAATGTTCCACAAAACCATGTCAGTTGCCAACTACGAGTACGAGGTAGATGACTTCCACAACCCAATAGGCGTTTATGGGTATCCGCAACTGCATGCTGTTCAGAAactatttttcaagaaccGACTGGTGAAAGAGAgttttctttttgagaGAATACTAGAGGAAAGCTCTAAagagttctggatcaagTACTGGAAGTCCAACGAGTCCAAGGAAAGTCGGAAACGGGGATCGTCAAGGGTTTCCAACCAAGACAGTATTGACTTGGATAGTGTACGGCTAATCAATCACGAACCTAAGTGGAAAAACGAGTTTGACCCTGCAAAAGAAGAACTCGAGATAACTGCCAGGCCCCAGAAGCGAACCACGAGACAACATTTTGAGTCTTTGAACCAGTCGCCACGAAAGAAGATTAAGTACATTCCAGAAGGGTGCGATACCCCTAGAACTCCAGAACCTACGATACCGGAAGGAAACTTTGCGTCGCATTTGCGCCATGCTCGAATTCTGGGTACTGCATCTGTTAAATTGTCGTATTTGACATCACGACTGTTAGAGAACCAAACTGTCGGAATCAAGTCGATCGTGTTTTACGAGTTCGAAAACAGCGCCTATTACCTCACTGAACTGCTTGACCTGTTAGGCATGAATTACCTAATGTACTCAACATATGTCAAGATAGCGGAAAGATCTAATAACCTGACAAAATTTGATCTGTGGGACACCTCCGTCAGTGGTGGTATAGTTCTGGTAATGGATGTGAAACTGGCATCACACGGACTGACAATCATATCTGCAACGAATGTGTTTTTCCTTAATCCAATCTGGAATAAAACAGTGGAAGCACAGGCAATCAAAAGATCACACAGAATTGGACAAACCAAAGAGGTGTACGTTGAAACTCTAATATTAGACAATACAATCGAGAAAGAAATGTACTTGAAGAGAAGTCAGACAAAAGTGGACGAAACCAAAGAATTGATTGACAATACGGGAATGCAAGAATACATTATGCGGTTCGAGTTTCTTAAGCTATTCGAGCACTTTCAAGAGGAATACGAGCCAAtccgttctcaaactcgCTATAAAATGGACCTGGGTGTGCCAAAGGATGATTATGACGATGGCTTAAAGCTATTCGGCGTTGAAAGCACGGTCGAAAACGGGATAAGAACCTGGAAGCTTCCTCTGTTCACCGAACAGAGTCTGGCACGCACCACAGAAAATGAatccaaaatcaaagacgAGCCGATTGACATTTTTAAGACGGACTTTGAAATGCAACAAGAAGCCACTGTTTCTGGTAAGCTCTTGCAAAAGCTTAGAAGTCAACGAAAAACTGTTCGTTTTGGCTGA
- a CDS encoding U5 small nuclear ribonucleoprotein — protein MSLVVHQNGTSVPYVLRLNGHKGAVLANRFNEDGTLVASGGVDRNLIVWKIPDSPELIREELPYEYNVANITKSAITSIRWSHLNENHLLVASADSTATVFDITKNQKIKTFHHKMCINEISNSENDMLVTCSDDRSVKLWDSRSRFEIDSIQHKYPLLTVTIDSRDQRFYFAGIDPTVSCYDARKRSTLCWEECNQTNNVTSLALSPDESYLVSKSVDNTIKYYDSRLYTKGLRARPYVFDGAKASPDDFLIRLKAVKKSDGKEYIISGSNDAHVYVWDFASRRLKSRLDGHLGTVLDVDSVNDRLISGSIDGALILRSF, from the coding sequence ATGTCTTTGGTAGTGCACCAGAACGGCACCAGCGTCCCCTATGTGTTACGCTTGAATGGGCACAAAGGCGCTGTACTTGCAAACAGATTTAACGAAGACGGGACGCTCGTGGCTTCTGGGGGAGTGGATCGAAATTTGATCGTTTGGAAGATCCCAGATTCAccagagctgatcagaGAAGAGCTGCCCTACGAATACAATGTGGCCAATATAACCAAATCAGCCATCACCTCGATTAGATGGTCTCACCTCAACGAAAATCATTTACTTGTCGCTTCTGCTGACTCCACAGCAACCGTATTTGATATCACCAAAAACCAGAAAATTAAGACATTTCACCATAAAATGTGTATCAATGAAATATCCAATTCCGAAAACGACATGCTTGTGACATGTTCGGATGACAGATCTGTGAAGTTGTGGGACTCACGGTCGAGATTTGAAATTGATAGCATCCAACACAAATATCCTCTTCTTACAGTGACAATAGATTCCAGAGACCAAAGGTTCTATTTCGCAGGAATTGACCCAACAGTGTCCTGCTACGATGCGCGCAAAAGGAGCACGCTCTGCTGGGAGGAGTGCAATCAGACGAATAATGTGACCTCGCTAGCGTTGTCTCCAGACGAGTCGTACCTTGTATCCAAATCTGTCGACAACACAATCAAATATTACGACTCAAGGCTATATACAAAGGGACTTCGGGCGCGGCCGTACGTTTTTGATGGGGCTAAGGCTTCTCCAGATGACTTTCTGATACGTTTGAAAGCAGTAAAGAAGTCTGACGGCAAAGAATATATCATTAGTGGATCCAATGATGCTCATGTATATGTATGGGACTTTGCGAGCCGGAGATTAAAGAGTCGGCTCGATGGACACCTGGGGACGGTGTTGGATGTGGATTCGGTTAATGACAGGTTGATCAGTGGCTCCATCGATGGAGCGCTCATCTTACGTTCCTTTTAG
- a CDS encoding Homocitrate synthase, mitochondrial, translated as MSSLDQYQKVSEEQHKKVQVNPYGPNPSDYLSNVRSFQLIESTLREGEQFANAFFSTEKKIEIAKALDDFGVDYIELTSPVASEQSRIDCEAICKLGLKAKILTHIRCHMDDAKVAVETGVDGVDVVIGTSQFLRQYSHGKDMSYITKSAVEVIEFVKSKGIEIRFSSEDSFRSDIVDLLNIYKTVDKIGVNRVGIADTVGCANPRQVYELVKTLKSVVSCDIECHFHNDTGCAIANAYTALEAGAKLIDVSVLGIGERNGITPLGGLMARMIAADREYVMSKYKLHKLRDLENLVAEAVQVNIPFNNPITGFCAFTHKAGIHAKAILANPSTYEILNPSDFGLSRYIHFANRLTGWNAIKSRVEQLNLNLSDDQVKEVTTKIKKLGDVRPLTIDDVDSIIKDFHADISTPLIQANDGPGPVDEEEASLDNVKRPKLN; from the exons ATGTCCTCATTAG ATCAATATCAAAAAGTCTCTGAAGAGCAGCACAAGAAGGTCCAGGTAAATCCTTATGGACCAAATCCTAGCGATTATCTATCAAACGTTAGATCTTTCCAGTTGATTGAGTCTACCTTGAGAGAAGGTGAGCAGTTTGCCAACGCCTTCttcagcacagaaaaaaagattGAGATCGCCAAGGCTTTGGATGACTTTGGTGTCGACTACATTGAACTGACTTCTCCTGTTGCTTCCGAGCAAAGTAGAATCGATTGTGAGGCCATCTGTAAACTTGGGCTTAAGGCTAAGATCCTGACTCACATTAGATGTCATATGGATGATGCTAAGGTTGCGGTGGAGACCGGTGTTGATGGTGTCGATGTGGTCATTGGAACCTCCCAGTTTCTGAGACAGTATTCTCACGGTAAGGACATGTCTTACATCACTAAGTCTGCCGTCGAAGTAATTGAGTTTGTCAAGTCCAAGGGTATTGAAATCAGATTTTCCTCCGAGGACTCATTCAGATCTGACATTGtcgacctgctcaacatcTACAAGACGGTTGACAAGATCGGCGTGAACAGAGTGGGTATTGCCGACACTGTGGGCTGTGCCAATCCTAGACAGGTGTATGAGCTGGTCAAGACCTTGAAGTCTGTCGTGTCATGTGACATCGAATGTCACTTCCACAACGACACCGGCTGTGCCATTGCCAACGCCTACAcggctttggaggcagGTGCAAAACTCATCGACGTTTCCGTTCTCGGTATTGGAGAAAGAAATGGTATCACGCCACTAGGCGGTTTGATGGCTAGAATGATCGCAGCAGACAGAGAGTACGTCATGTCCAAGTACAAGCTGCACAAATTGAGAGATCTGGAGAATTTGGTGGCTGAGGCTGTGCAGGTGAACATTCCGTTCAACAACCCGATCACCGGTTTCTGCGCCTTCACGCACAAGGCTGGTATCCATGCCAAAGCCATTTTGGCCAACCCATCCACTTATGAGATTCTCAACCCATCTGACTTTGGTCTGTCGCGTTATATCCACTTCGCCAACAGATTGACGGGATGGAACGCTATTAAGAGCAGAGTTGAACAATTGAACCTCAATTTGTCGGACGACCAGGTCAAGGAGGTTACCACTAAGATTAAGAAGCTTGGAGACGTGAGGCCGCTCACAATTGACGACGTGGACTCCATCATCAAAGACTTCCATGCTGACATCTCGACTCCATTAATTCAAGCCAATGATGGCCCAGGTCCAgtcgacgaggaggaggcctCGCTCGACAATGTCAAGAGACCTAAATTGAACTGA